In Desulfitibacter sp. BRH_c19, the genomic stretch CCTTTACTAATCCTAACTTTTCCTCTTTCATCACATGAGTCATATCCTTTAATATTACTTCCTTCACAGGGAAATGATTGTCTTTTGCATATTTCGTTAAGGCCACTTCCACTCCGAATCTAGTTGCATCTAAATTAGATACTTTAGAAAACAATTCCTTTTGAACAACTCTTTGTCCTGATAAAAAGGGGGCCAAAAATTGAGCTAGATCAGTAGCTATTCTACCGTGTTCAAAAATTCCTACTGTCATCATATAGCCATCCTCAATAACTGGTTGTATAAGATTACTAATATGTTCAACCTTTAAGCCTATAAGATCGGCATCTAAAAATAAGAGTATTGGGTGTGTAGCTGCCTTTGCACCAACCATCATAGCTCCGCCCTTGCCAAGATTCTCTCTTAGTTTTATAACCTCAATTCCATAGGACTTTGCTATTTCTGCAGTCCCATCCGAAGAACCATCATCCACTACTATAATTTCATCTAGTAAGTTAATGCCAACTAGAACTTTTAATACATTACCTATGTTGGTTTCTTCATTGTAGGCTGGTATTACAGCGGTAACTTTCATTTTGTGCCCCCCTGTAGTTTTACGCTAAAGAATACTTTATTTCAGTTTGAACAATATTATCAATAAATTCTACAACATTTTCAACCTTTAAGGTTTTCTCTTCTTTATTCTTACGAACTATGACATCCACGGTACCTTCAATGATAGTCTTTTTGCCAACTATTATCTGTAAAGGATAACCAATTAGGTCAGCATCCTTAAATTTCACCCCTGCTCTTTCATCTCTATCATCTATAATGACTTGCAACCCTTGTTTTTTTAGTGCTTGATAGATGTTTTCTGCAGTCTGCATTTGCGCGTTATCCTTACTTGAAATAGGAACAACTACAACCTGGAAAGGGGCAATTGTCATTGGCCATATAATTCCATGGTCATCATGATTTTGTTCTATGGTCGCAGCCATAGTCCTTCCCACACCTATTCCATAGCATCCCATCACTATATGGTTATTATTTCCTTTCTCATCTGCATAAATGGCATTTAAAGATTCACTATATTTTGTCCCTAGTTGGAAAACCTGGCCAACTTCTATCCCTCTAGCAGCTTTTAAGTCCCCTCCACCACATGCACACTTTTCTCCTTCTTCTATTAATCTTAGATCTGCTTCAATATCAATCCTAAAATCTCTAACAGGATTTACGTTAATTAAATGGTAGTCATGTTCATTTGCTCCAACTACTATATTGCTTAAATGCTTTATCTCAAGATCTGCTAGAATTTTAATTTTTTGAGACAAACCAACTGGGCCTATGTATCCCATAGGATACCCTAATTCTTGTTTAATTAATTTTTCATCAGCTATATCTAAGGATACACAATTTAGTAAATTTTTAACTTTTATTTCATTGACAGATCTATCTCCCCTTACAAGTACACATACAAGTTCTTCATCGGCCTTATATAACATTGTTTTTATAGTTTTTGTTTTGGGTACTTCTAAATACTCGGCCAATTTGTCCATGGTTTTTGCACCTGGAGTGTGTATCTTTTGTAACTCTTTATACTCTTCCTTTGGTAATACTTCAGGATAAGCTTCAGCTTTCTCGACATTTGCTGCATATTCACAATCAGAGCAATATACTATCTCGGCCTCACCGTTTTTTGCCAATACCATAAATTCATGGGATGTTTTTCCTCCAATTGCACCCGAGTCTGCTTCAACAGATCTAAATTCTAAGCCACATCTACTAAATATCTTTACGTAAGCATCGTACATTTTTTTATAGCTTATGTTCATTCCTTCTACATCTTTGTCAAAAGAATACAGGTCTTTCATTATAAATTCCCTGCCACGCATCAAGCCAAATCTAGGCCGACGTTCATCTCTATATTTATTTTGAATTTGATACAAAAGCAATGGTAATTGCTTATAAGAGCTAACTTCCTTTCTTACAATATCAGTAAGTACTTCCTCATGGGTTGGACCTAGGCAAAAATCACGCTGATGCCTGTCTTTTAATCTGAATAACTCATCACCATATACATCCCACCTACCAGTTTCCATCCATAATTCGGCTGGATGGATGCTAGGTAACCCTACTTCTAAGCCTCCCGCATTATTCATTTCATCTCTAATGATATCCATAATTTTTTGCATAACACGCCAACCCATAGGAAGGTAACTGTAAATTCCTGACGCTACCTTTTTAATAAAACCAGCCCTTAATAAGAGCTTATGGGAAATAATTTCTGCTTCAGCTGGTACTTCTCTTAAAGTATTTACAAGCATATTAGAAACTTTCATCATTATCACCTTCTCTTAACATTCTTATAATCTCTTCTTCTAAAAGATCCACAAGTTCATCTTGTGGAACATTTGCAATTATTTTACCATCTCTAAAAATCAGTCCATTTTTATTTCCACCTGCGATTCCCACATCACAATGTTTTGCTTCTCCAGGGCCATTTACTGGGCATCCCATAACAGCAACCTTAATCGGCTTGTCTACCCAGGCTAGTCTCTTTTCCACTTCTTCAGCCATGCTTATAAGATTAACCTGGCATCTTCCACAGGTTGGACAAGATATTAATTCCAGACCCTTATTTCTTAATCCTAATGAATTTAAGATTTGATATCCTACAAACACCTCCGTTTCAGGAGGTCCTGTCAAAGATACTCTAACCGTATCTCCTATACCCTCAGATAGTAAAACCCCTAAACCAACTGCAGATTTTACTGTTCCCCTTAATATGGTTCCAGCTTCTGTAACACCTAGATGAAGTGGATAATTAACTTTTTCTGCCAATAGCCGGTAACCCTCAATCATTAATCTTACATCTGAGGATTTAATGGATATTTTAATTAAATCATAGTCAAGATTTTCTAATATAGCAACATGTCTAAGAGCACTATCCACTAATGCTGATGCAGTGGGCTTGCCATATTTTGCTAATAAGTCTTTTTCTAATGAACCTGAATTAACACCAATTCTAATGGGAATACTTCTTTCCTTGGCTTTAAAAACAACCTTTTTAATATATTCATAATTACCTATGTTACCTGGATTTAAACGTAATCCATCAATTCCAGCATCAATTGACTGGAGAGCTAGTCTGTAATCAAAATGAATATCTGCAATCAAAGGAATTTGTATATTGGACTTAATTTCCTTCAGGGCATTAGCCGCTTCAGTATTGATTACAGCCACTCGAACTAATTCACATCCAGCATCTGCTAAACTATTAATCTGTCTTATAGTTGTATTTATATCGCGGGTGTCAGTATTGGTCATTGACTGAACCACTATAGAGTTATCTCCACCTACAGGAACATTTCCAATATTAATTACTTTACTTTTTCTTCTCAATTTTTGGACCCTCTCAGTTAAAGATTCTAATTATATCCTGATATGTTATTAATATCATTAAAAGGATTAACAACGTAAAACCAATTAAGTGCACAAAGTTTTCTCTTTCTGGGCTAATAGGTTTTCCCCTAACACCCTCTATTGCAAGGAATACCAGTCTGCTACCATCTAAGGCTGGTATTGGAAGCAGGTTTATCAACCCCAAGTTTAAACTTAAAAGAGCAGCAAAGTTAAAAACTGTCCCAATTCCATACTGTGCAACCTCACCTATCATTTGAACTATCCCGACAGGTCCAGCCACTTCAGCTGGAGCTTGGCCTGTAATTATTTGTACTAAGCTACTAACAATTAATACTAAGATTGAAACGGCACGTTCCGCACCTAATTTTAAACCAGACCAGACATCATAAGTCATTAAGCTATCTCTAATTCCAATTAGACCTAGACCCGTTTCTGGATCCTTTTGAGGTGTAATAGTAACTTCACTTAGTTCGTTATCACGATTAATAGTAATTGTTAAGGGTCTTTCGGGATTATTTTGGATTATTTGAGTCAGTTCTACCCAATCATTAACAGGCTCTCCATCTATTGCAGTCAACTGATCTCCCTCTTGTAAGCCTGCCTGTTCTGCAGGAAAGCCTGCAATAGTATCTCCTATAATATTTGAATTAGCTGGAACACCTATAAAGGAAAAAACTAGAACAAACAATACTATTGCCAATAAAAAATTCATCAATGATCCAGCACTAATAACCATCATTCTTTGCAATACAGTTTTTTTATTAAAACCTTTTTCATCATTCTCTTGTTCTGACTCCATACCAGACATTTTATTATATCCGCCTATTGGTAACAAACGTAAAGAGTAATCAGTTTCTCCATGTTTAATACCCAGCAGTTTTGGACCCATACCTATAGCAAACTCTTCAACTCTAATACCAGTAGCTTTTGCAAGTATAAAATGTCCCAACTCATGTACAAGAATTAGTATTCCAAATATGATTATAGTTAGTACTACAGTATTCATGAATTAATCAACCCCTTGGTATAGACATTTTCTGTTTCTATTCTCGTGCTCTTATCAACTGCAAGGATGTCTTCTAGAGATGGGTTAACAATTTGCCCACTTTTTTGCAAAGATTTTTCAACTAACATAGGAATATGTAAAAATTTTATTTTTCCTTTTAAAAACATTTCCACCGCCACTTCATTGGCCGCATTTAAAACTGTTGGTTTAATGCCACCTTCTTTTCCTGCATTATATGCTAATTGTAGGGATGGGAACTTTTGTAAATCTGGTTTCTCAAAAGTTAAAGTAGCTACTTCTGTAAAATCAAGCTGTTTTAATTGGTTTTCCCATCTTTCTGGATATGTTAAAGCATATTGAATTGGGATACGCATATCAGGAAATCCAAGGTGAGCTAATATTGAACCATCCATGTACCTTACCATAGAATGGATTATGCTTTGGGGATGAATAACAACTTCTATCCTATTATAATCCATTCTAAAAAGCCAATGAGCTTCAATTACCTCTAGACCTTTATTCATCAGCGTAGCAGAGTCTATAGATATTTTGTTTCCCATAGACCAATTTGGGTGTTTTAAAGCTTCTCTAGGAGTAACACTCTCAAGCATCTTTAAAGAATACTTTCTAAATGGACCTCCTGAAGCAGTTAAAACTATTGACTCAATTGAGCTAACTTGCTCTGGTACAAGACACTGGAAAATGGCAGAGTGTTCACTATCAACAGGTAGTATTTTAATACCCTTTTGTTTCACTTCCTTCATAACTAAAGAACCAGCTGTCACCAAAGTTTCTTTATTAGCCAAGGCAACATCTTTTCCATTTTTAATGGCTGCTAATGTGGGAATTAAACCGGCAGCTCCACTAATAGCTGCAACTACAATATCTGCATCATCTACAACTGCAGCTTCAACAACTCCATCTAGCCCAGATATTATCTTTGTGTGTCCTGAACCATACTTATGTTGTAATCTCTTTGCAGATTCTTCATTACAAATTGAAACAATCTTAGGCTTATATTTAGCTATTTGCTCTTCCAATAATTCTATTTTGTTTCCACTTGCAGCAATTGATACAATCTTAAATTTATCTGGAAACATATCAACTACCTGTAAAGTTTGTATCCCTATGGATCCCGTACTACCTAACAATGAAATGTTTTTTTGCATAAATCCTCCAGCAATTAGTAGTTGCGATTAAATACGCCTGATTTCCAACTAGCTTTAATAA encodes the following:
- a CDS encoding glycosyl transferase family 2 gives rise to the protein MKVTAVIPAYNEETNIGNVLKVLVGINLLDEIIVVDDGSSDGTAEIAKSYGIEVIKLRENLGKGGAMMVGAKAATHPILLFLDADLIGLKVEHISNLIQPVIEDGYMMTVGIFEHGRIATDLAQFLAPFLSGQRVVQKELFSKVSNLDATRFGVEVALTKYAKDNHFPVKEVILKDMTHVMKEEKLGLVKGFVARMKMYWEIAKYVSSNIKTGTKD
- a CDS encoding 1-deoxy-D-xylulose 5-phosphate reductoisomerase, encoding MQKNISLLGSTGSIGIQTLQVVDMFPDKFKIVSIAASGNKIELLEEQIAKYKPKIVSICNEESAKRLQHKYGSGHTKIISGLDGVVEAAVVDDADIVVAAISGAAGLIPTLAAIKNGKDVALANKETLVTAGSLVMKEVKQKGIKILPVDSEHSAIFQCLVPEQVSSIESIVLTASGGPFRKYSLKMLESVTPREALKHPNWSMGNKISIDSATLMNKGLEVIEAHWLFRMDYNRIEVVIHPQSIIHSMVRYMDGSILAHLGFPDMRIPIQYALTYPERWENQLKQLDFTEVATLTFEKPDLQKFPSLQLAYNAGKEGGIKPTVLNAANEVAVEMFLKGKIKFLHIPMLVEKSLQKSGQIVNPSLEDILAVDKSTRIETENVYTKGLINS
- a CDS encoding proline--tRNA ligase, which codes for MKVSNMLVNTLREVPAEAEIISHKLLLRAGFIKKVASGIYSYLPMGWRVMQKIMDIIRDEMNNAGGLEVGLPSIHPAELWMETGRWDVYGDELFRLKDRHQRDFCLGPTHEEVLTDIVRKEVSSYKQLPLLLYQIQNKYRDERRPRFGLMRGREFIMKDLYSFDKDVEGMNISYKKMYDAYVKIFSRCGLEFRSVEADSGAIGGKTSHEFMVLAKNGEAEIVYCSDCEYAANVEKAEAYPEVLPKEEYKELQKIHTPGAKTMDKLAEYLEVPKTKTIKTMLYKADEELVCVLVRGDRSVNEIKVKNLLNCVSLDIADEKLIKQELGYPMGYIGPVGLSQKIKILADLEIKHLSNIVVGANEHDYHLINVNPVRDFRIDIEADLRLIEEGEKCACGGGDLKAARGIEVGQVFQLGTKYSESLNAIYADEKGNNNHIVMGCYGIGVGRTMAATIEQNHDDHGIIWPMTIAPFQVVVVPISSKDNAQMQTAENIYQALKKQGLQVIIDDRDERAGVKFKDADLIGYPLQIIVGKKTIIEGTVDVIVRKNKEEKTLKVENVVEFIDNIVQTEIKYSLA
- a CDS encoding 4-hydroxy-3-methylbut-2-en-1-yl diphosphate synthase — protein: MRRKSKVINIGNVPVGGDNSIVVQSMTNTDTRDINTTIRQINSLADAGCELVRVAVINTEAANALKEIKSNIQIPLIADIHFDYRLALQSIDAGIDGLRLNPGNIGNYEYIKKVVFKAKERSIPIRIGVNSGSLEKDLLAKYGKPTASALVDSALRHVAILENLDYDLIKISIKSSDVRLMIEGYRLLAEKVNYPLHLGVTEAGTILRGTVKSAVGLGVLLSEGIGDTVRVSLTGPPETEVFVGYQILNSLGLRNKGLELISCPTCGRCQVNLISMAEEVEKRLAWVDKPIKVAVMGCPVNGPGEAKHCDVGIAGGNKNGLIFRDGKIIANVPQDELVDLLEEEIIRMLREGDNDESF